The DNA region CCGCGCTGACGGGGTGATCTGCATAGATTCCTAACTCCTTCTGTTCATCTCGATATAGGCCAACACCGTCTCCTTCCCCTCCAGATCACCTGGATGGACCGGATAGAGCCCGAGCCATTTCCTGCTCTCGAGGTCGAGGAAATCGAGTTCCCATCCTTGCGGACGCTGCCGCAAGGCGAGATAAGCGTAATCGTCGTATTCCCGCCCCGGCAGACGATAGTAGAAGGTGCTCCCGCAGAAGACGATCCGATAGTAAGCCTTCCATTCTTCAGGAAGACAAACTCGTTTCTTTCCTTCTTGCGACTGCAGGATACCTCTTAGGGCAGGAAAGCCCAGATAGCACCGGGACGAGTGAGTCGAGTGTACTAGCTGAGGTACCTCGTTTCCTTGGACGCCCCTGAGGAACTCCACATTCTTCGTATCGAACCGACTCTTATCGCGCCGGTCATCATAGTTCTGAAACAGAGTGAAGGAATGTTCCAATCCCGGGACAGAAATGATGGTTCCAAACTTCACACGAGAAGTCCGTATATAGGGCACGTCTACCTCCGAAGTTCAATTCCTTTTTATTACACCACCAAATACTATAAAAAGCAAGTACCGGCTATCTCACCAAAACAGTCGTCTCTTTCGTATTGATCTCCACCGTACCTCCTTTGATAGAGAAACTCTCTTCCCTACCCTGATGCTTCACGCGTACGACTCCTTCTTTGAGAAGGGCTACGAGCGGCATGTGATGTGCGAGTACGGCCATCTCCCCTGCTTCGCTCGGCAAAATGACCTCCTCCGCTTCTCCGCGGAAGAGCACTTCGTCGAGCTTGGCCACAGTAAGCGAGAATGCGATCATCGGGATTACTTGAGAGAGCTCGCGCCACCCTTCATGTAGAAGTCCTGCTCGTTCTTGTCATCATGCTTACCCGAGAGGATCTCATCGAAGCCCTGGATGGTCTCAGCGAGCGAGACGTACTGACCAGGAATACCGGTGAAGACTTCACCCACGAAGAAGGGCTGAGAGAGGAAGCGCTGGAGCTTACGAGCGCGGTTGACCGTAGTCTTGTCCTCCTCGGAGAGTTCTTCGATACCGAGAATGGCAATGATGTCCTGCAGATCCTTGTAGCGCTGCAGCACTCTCTTAGTCTCGAGCGCTACACGATAGTGATCGGCACCCACGATAGCAGGATCGAGCGCAGTCGAAGATGATTCGAGCGGGTCGATAGCCGGATAGATACCGAGAGAAGCGAGCTGGCGAGAGAGCACCACCGTGGAGTCGAGGTGGGCAAAAGTATTAGCAGGAGCCGGGTCGGTGAGGTCGTCCGCCGGCACGTACACCGCCTGCACGGAGGTGATGGAGCCCTTGTTGGTGGAGGCGATGCGCTCCTGGAGAGAACCCATCTCTTCTGCGAGCGTCGGCTGGTAGCCCACCGCAGAAGGCACGCGGCCAAGGAGTGTGGATACCTCAGAACCTGCCTGGATGAAGCGGAAGACGTTGTCCATGAAGAAGAGCACGTCCTTGCCCATCTCGTCGCGGAAGTATTCCGCCATAGTAAGTCCGGTGAGGCCGACGCGCGCACGGGCGCCCGGCACTTCGTTCATCTGGCCAAACACGAGCGCGGTCTTGTCCAAGACGCCAGAATCCTTCATTTCATGATACAGATCGTTACCCTCACGCACGCGCTCACCAACGCCTGCGAACACAGAGTAGCCGCCGTGATTGCTCGCCACATTGTGGATGAGCTCCTGGATGATGACGGTCTTGCCCACACCTGCGCCGCCGAAGAGTCCCACCTTGCCGCCCTTGATGAAGGGAGTAATGAGGTCGATGGCCTTGATACCCGTTTCAAAAATCTCTACCTTGGTCTTCTGCTCAGTGAAGGCGGGAGCCTGACGATGGATGGGAGAGACTTCACCCTTCTCCATAGGAGCGACACCGTCTACTGTTTCGCCGAGTACATTGAAAAGGCGGCCGAGAACTCTCTCGCCTACCGGCACTGAGATAGGCGCTCCGGTGTCCGTGACAGCCACACCGCGAGCAAGACCTGCAGTGTCGGCAAGAGAGATGGTACGCACGCGGTTGAGGCCGAGCTGCTGAGCCACTTCGAGCACGAGCTTCTTTCCATCCGGCATGTCGAGCGTGAGCGCGGTGCGGATGGCCGGGAGATCATTCGGGAAATACACGTCCACCACCGGGCCGATGACCTGCTCCACGATGCCGCCAGAAGTCTTTTCAGTATGTGCGTTTTTCATATAAGTAAAGTTATGCCGCCAAGGTCTCCATGCCGCCGATAATCTCCGAAACCTCCCTAGTGATACCCGACTGGCGCGCCTGGTTATAGTGGAGGTTCAAGGCCCGCGAGACCTCCCGCGCCTTATCCTGTGCGTTCCTCATAGCTACCATGCGCGCAGAGAATTCGGAAGCGCGGGCCTCGAGGAGCGCGTGATAGAGGAAGAGCGCGATGAGGGAAGGGAGCAGTTCTGCCAAGACCTTCTCAGGAGATGGCTCAAAATTATACTCTTCCCCTGCCGTATCAATTCTGCCGAACATATCCGAATACTTCCCCTTATCCGGGAGGATGCCCTCCACGATCGTGCCGAGTGCTAGGGAGTCGAGCGGCAGAAGATCGCGCACCACCGGCTCCTGGCTGAAGGTGGAGCGGAAGTTAGTGTAGGCCACCGCCACGCGATTGAAGCCGCGGGAGAGGTAGCTCTCGATAGCGCGGCGTCCTACCTCCTCGAGCACAGAGAGCTCTGGCATATCGCCCGTCTTGTCGAAGTGCTCGAGTATTGAATAGCCGCGACGCTCGAAGTACTCGAAGCCCTTGCGACCGATAGCGATGATCTCCGTCTCCTCTTTGGTGATCCCTTTCTCTGCAAGATACGCTGCGGCAGCCTTCAAGAGCGAGCTGTTTAAGGCGCCCGCGAGCCCTCTGTCACTCGTCACTACGATGAACAGGAATTTGCCCTGCGCCTTCTTCTTCACGAGCGGATGCTCGCGACTCTCCATCGTGCCGCTTAAGCGCTTCAAGATACGGAGCGCGGAGACCGAGTACGCACGCGCCCTGAGCGCGCGCTCCTGACTCTTGCGCATCTTCACCGCAGAGACGGCTTCCATGGCACGGGTCACCTGCCGCGTCTTGTCGACGGCGCGGATCTTGCCTTTGATAGCTTTCAGGGACGCCATACGGGATTAAGAGCGATAGGCGGAGACGAAACCTTCGATAGCGGCACGGAGCTTCTTCTCAGACTCTTCGTCGAGATTGCGGCTCTCACGGATCGTCGTGAGAAGTTCCGCATGTTGCCCTTCGAGATACTCACGGAGCCGCTCTTCGGCCTTACCGATCTCGGAAATAGCGATACGGTCAAAGAGCCCATGCACTCCGGCATAGATAGAGGCGACCTGGAGCTCGAAGCCCAAGGGTTTGCCTTTGTCCTGGATGAGAAGACGAGAGAGGCGCTGACCCTTATCGAGGCGCTGCTTGGTCTCCGGATCGAGATCAGAGCTAAATTGCATGAAGGCTTCGAGCTCGCGGAACTGCGCGAGCTCCAGGCGGATGCGTCCGGCAACCTTCTTCATGGCCTTGGTCTGCGCAGCAGAACCCACGCGAGAGACAGAGAGGCCTACGTTGATGGCAGGCTTGCTGCCTTTGTT from Candidatus Parcubacteria bacterium includes:
- the atpD gene encoding F0F1 ATP synthase subunit beta, translating into MKNAHTEKTSGGIVEQVIGPVVDVYFPNDLPAIRTALTLDMPDGKKLVLEVAQQLGLNRVRTISLADTAGLARGVAVTDTGAPISVPVGERVLGRLFNVLGETVDGVAPMEKGEVSPIHRQAPAFTEQKTKVEIFETGIKAIDLITPFIKGGKVGLFGGAGVGKTVIIQELIHNVASNHGGYSVFAGVGERVREGNDLYHEMKDSGVLDKTALVFGQMNEVPGARARVGLTGLTMAEYFRDEMGKDVLFFMDNVFRFIQAGSEVSTLLGRVPSAVGYQPTLAEEMGSLQERIASTNKGSITSVQAVYVPADDLTDPAPANTFAHLDSTVVLSRQLASLGIYPAIDPLESSSTALDPAIVGADHYRVALETKRVLQRYKDLQDIIAILGIEELSEEDKTTVNRARKLQRFLSQPFFVGEVFTGIPGQYVSLAETIQGFDEILSGKHDDKNEQDFYMKGGASSLK
- the atpG gene encoding ATP synthase F1 subunit gamma; protein product: MASLKAIKGKIRAVDKTRQVTRAMEAVSAVKMRKSQERALRARAYSVSALRILKRLSGTMESREHPLVKKKAQGKFLFIVVTSDRGLAGALNSSLLKAAAAYLAEKGITKEETEIIAIGRKGFEYFERRGYSILEHFDKTGDMPELSVLEEVGRRAIESYLSRGFNRVAVAYTNFRSTFSQEPVVRDLLPLDSLALGTIVEGILPDKGKYSDMFGRIDTAGEEYNFEPSPEKVLAELLPSLIALFLYHALLEARASEFSARMVAMRNAQDKAREVSRALNLHYNQARQSGITREVSEIIGGMETLAA